The Erwinia billingiae Eb661 nucleotide sequence AAGATGGCCGCGACCTTTGCCAGCACTGGTACACCCGCTTTCTTTGTTCATCCTGCTGAAGCCAGCCACGGCGATTTAGGCATGGTAAGCGCGGGCGATATTGTCATCGCCATCTCCAATTCCGGCGAATCCTCTGAAATTCTGGCCCTTATCCCGGTGTTAAAGCGGCTCCACGTCTCACTGATTTGCATGACCAGCAAACCCGAGAGCGCGATGGGTCGTGCCGCTGATATTCATCTGTGTGTTAAAGTACCGCAGGAAGCCTGCCCTCTGGGCCTGGCGCCGACCACCAGCACCACCGCGACACTGGTGATGGGAGATGCGTTGGCGGTTGCGCTGTTAAAAGCGCGAGGCTTCACTGCCGAAGACTTTGCCCTGTCCCATCCGGGCGGCGCACTTGGCCGTAAGCTGTTGTTAACGGTCAATGATATTATGCATACCGGTGATGAGATCCCGCATGTCAGCCGCGAGGCTTCTTTGCGGGATGCGCTGCTTGAAATTACCCGCAAAAACATGGGCATGACGGTGATTTGCAACGATCTGATGAAGATTGAAGGCATCTTTACCGATGGTGACCTGCGCAGGGTGTTTGATATGGGCATTGATTTCCAGACGGCCGACATTGCCAGCGTAATGACCTCAGGCGGCATTCGGGTCCGCCCAAATCTGCTGGCGGTGGATGCGCTCAACCTGATGCAAAGCAGGAATATTACCGTCGTGATGGTGGCTGACGGTGACACGCTGCTGGGCGTGGTGCATATGCATGACATGCTGCGCGCTGGCGTGGTTTAACAAGGAACAGAAGACAAATGAGTACTGCTGCAGAGTGGGTTGAAACTTGCTATGGCGAGGTGAGCCTTGATGTCATGACCCGCGCGCGCGAGGTCAGGCTGTTGATTTGTGATGTTGATGGCGTCATGTCCGATGGCGTGATCTATCAGGGTAACAGCGGAGAAGAGCTGAAAGCTTTCAACGTCCGCGACGGTTATGGTATTCGTTGCCTGCTGACATCCGACGTGGAAGTGGCCATTATTACCGGCCGGAAGGCAAAATTGCTGGAAGATCGCTGTGCCACCCTCGGGATTACGCATCTTTACCAGGGACAATCTGATAAGCTTTTGGCCTTCCGTGAACTTCTGGATACACTAGCACTTCGCCCCGAGCAGGTGGCTTACATCGGTGACGACCTGATTGACTGGCCGGTGATGGCCGAAGTCGGTCTCAGCGTTACCGTGGCTGATGCCCACCCGGTCCTGCTTCCTCGCGCAAACTACGTAACCCGTATTGCCGGTGGTCGGGGAGCGGTGCGTGAAATTTGCGATCTGATTTTGATAGCACAGGATAAGTTTGATGAGGCCAAAGGGCAGTCTGTATGAGTAAAACCAGACGTTGGATCACGCTGTTACTGGCATTGGTGGCCATTGTACTGATTGGCTGGAATCTGGCCGGTCCGGATGACAGCGCACAACCTGTTGCCAACAGCGACCAGAATCCCACCTACACCAGCCAGAGCTCAAATACTGTGGTCTACAACCCTCAGGGTGGTCTGAACTACAAGCTGGTGTCGGATAAAGTGACCTATTTTTCCACTGAGGCCGTCAGCTGGTTCGAAAACCCGGTGATGACCACGTACGACGAAAACAAAATTCCGACCTGGTCTATCCGGGCAGACAAAGCCAAGCTGACCAATGACCGTATGCTGTATCTTTACGGCCACGTAGAGGTCAACAGCCTGACTCAGGATGCTCAACTTGAGCGGATTAAGACCGATAATGCCATAGTGAACCTCGTCACCCAGGATGTAACGTCGGATGATCAGGTCACACTTTATGGCAGTAGCTTCAACTCTACCGGGATGAAGATGCGTGGAAATTTACGGAAGAAAACAGCCGAGCTGATTGAAAAGGTCAAAACCTCTTATGAAATCCAAAATGCAAAACAACCTTAAGTTCCTGGCGCTCAGCTTGCTGCTGGCTACCAGCCTGCCCGCTCTGGCGCTGACCGGCGACTCCGATAAACCGGTGAATGTCGATTCCGAAAATCAGGCCCTTGATATGCAGGGTAACGTTGCCACCTTTACCGGCAACGTCATCGTGACCCAGGGCTCGATCAAAATCACCGCGGACAAAGTCGTGGTCACTCGCCCGGATGGCGACAGCAAGAAAACCATCGTCGATGCCTATGGTAATCCTGCCACCTTCTACCAGATGCAGGACAACGGTAAGCCGGTGAAAGGCCATGCGCAGAAAATGCATTATGAGCTGGCGAAAGATTTTGTCGAGCTGACCGGTAATGCTTATCTGGAGCAGCTCGACAGCAACGTGAAGGGTGATCGGATAACCTATCTGGTGAAAGATCAGAAAATGCAGGCTTATGGCAGCAGCGGTAAACGCGTGACTACCATCCTGGTTCCTTCCCAGTTGCAGGACAAAGGCACCCAGTCTACCGGCCCAAAAAAGAGTAACTAATCAGCTATGGCTACGTTAATTGCGGAAAACCTGGCGAAGGCTTACAAAGGCCGTCGCGTGGTCGAAGATGTCAGTTTGCAGGTCAAATCCGGTGAGATTGTTGGCCTGTTAGGTCCAAATGGCGCCGGCAAAACCACCACCTTTTATATGGTAGTTGGCATTGTGCCGCGTGATGCGGGTCGTATCATCATTGATGATGAAGACATCAGTATCTTACCGTTGCACGCCCGCGCTCGCCGTGGGATTGGCTATCTGCCGCAGGAGGCGTCGATCTTCCGCCGCCTGAGCGTCTATGACAACCTGATGGCCGTGCTGCAGATCCGCGACGATCTGACCACAGAACAACGCGAAGACCGCGCCAATGAGCTGATGAACGAATTCCACATCGAGCATCTGCGCAACAGCATGGGTCAGGCATTATCCGGTGGCGAACGCCGTCGTGTTGAGATTGCCCGCGCGCTGGCCGCCAATCCAAAGTTCATCCTTCTTGATGAGCCCTTTGCCGGTGTAGACCCGATTTCAGTTATTGATATCAAAAAGATTATCGAACACCTGCGTGACAGCGGCCTTGGCGTGCTGATCACCGACCATAACGTGCGTGAAACGCTGGCGGTATGTGAGCGCGCTTACATCGTCAGCCAGGGGCACTTAATTGCTCATGGAACTCCGGCAGAAATTCTGGAGGATGAACAAGTTAAAAGAGTCTATTTGGGCGAAGAGTTCAGACTCTGATAAGGTGTTAAAACCAGGTAAGATTTTCGAGGAATTAGTATCCTGAATATGAAGCAAGGTTTGCAACTCAGGCTTAGCCAACAGCTTGCCATGACGCCACAACTGCAACAGGCGATCCGTTTGCTGCAGCTCTCTACGCTTGAACTACAGCAGGAAATTCAGCTGGCGCTGGAAAGTAATCCGTTGCTTGAACAAACCGACATTCATGAGGAAGTGGACGTACGCGAATATCAGGAGAAAGAGGCTCTGGATACCAGGGAAGCGCTGGAACAGAAAGACATGCCCGAAGAACTGCCTCTGGATGCGACCTGGGACGAAATTTATACCGCCGGAACGCCGTCAGGCACCGGAACCGATTATCACGACGACGAGCTGCCGGTCTATCAGGGTGAAACCACGCAGACCCTTCAGGATTACCTGATGTGGCAGGTGGAGCTAACCCCGTTTACCGAAACTGACCGGGCGATCGCGACCTCGATCGTCGATGCCGTGGACGACACCGGTTATCTGACCGCCTCGCTGGATGAGATCCTCGACAGCATTGGCAACGATGAACTGACCATGGATGAAGTGGAAGCGGTATTGAAACGCGTCCAGCGCTTCGATCCCGTTGGCGTCTGTGCCCGCGATCTGCGGGATTGCCTGCTGGTCCAGCTTTCCCAGTTCCCGCCTGAGGCCTTGTGCCTGAAAGAGGCACGGCTGATTGTCAGCGAACATCTGGACTTACTGGCTAATCATGACTTCCGTAGCCTGATGCGCGTGACGCGGCTGAAGGAAGACGTGCTTAAAAACGCCATGCAGGTGATTCAGTCGCTCGATCCGCGTCCGGGTCAGTCGATTAATACTACCGAGCCGGAATATGTCATCCCGGATGTGCTGGTGCGCAAAGCCAGCAATCGCTGGACGGTGGAACTGAACTCAGACAGCGTACCCAGGCTGAAGATTAATCAGCATTACGCTTCACTCGGCGGTTCGACGCGTAACGACAGTGACAGCCAGTTTATCCGCAGCAATTTGCAGGAAGCGAAGTGGCTGATAAAAAGTCTGGAAAGCCGTAACGACACGCTGCTGAAAGTGACGCGCTGCATCGTCGATCAGCAACAGGCTTTTTTTGAACAGGGCGAGGAATTTATGCGCCCGATGGTGTTGGCGGATATCGCCAGTGCCGTGGATATGCATGAATCCACCATTTCGCGCGTGACCACGCAGAAGTATCTGCACAGTCCGCGCGGAATTTTTGAATTGAAGTATTTTTTCTCCAGTCACGTCAACACCGACAGTGGTGGCGAAGCGTCCTCCACGGCGATACGTGCACTGGTGAAAAAATTAATCTCGGCGGAGAATCCCGCCAAACCACTGAGCGACAGCAAGCTCACGACCTTGCTCTCTAATCAAGGGATCATGGTAGCGCGCCGCACTGTCGCAAAGTACCGAGAGTCTTTATCCATCCCGCCCTCAAACCAGCGCAAACAGCTGGTCTGATCGAACAGATAAGGAAGAACGTATGCAACTCAACATTACCGGGCAGAACGTGGAAATCACTGAACCATTGCGTGATTTCGTGACGACCAAATTTGCCAAACTGGAACAGTACTTTGATCGAATTAATCAGGTCTATATTGTACTGAAGGTCGAAAAGGTCACTCAGGTAGCGGATGCGACTTTGCATGTGAATGGCGGTGAGTTGCATGCCACCTCGGAAGGGAAAGATATGTACGCGGCGGTTGACGGCTTGATAGACAAGCTGACGCGCCAGCTCAATAAACATAAAGACAAGCTGAAGCAGCACTAAATTTCACTCAAGCATTGATTATTTCTTCGCCACCCTAATCTTAGGATCAGGCATGACGTAAGATAACCGGCTCGGCTCCCTTTAACCGGGGAGCCGGGCCGTTAATCAATCAGGCAGGCTGAG carries:
- the rpoN gene encoding RNA polymerase factor sigma-54, giving the protein MKQGLQLRLSQQLAMTPQLQQAIRLLQLSTLELQQEIQLALESNPLLEQTDIHEEVDVREYQEKEALDTREALEQKDMPEELPLDATWDEIYTAGTPSGTGTDYHDDELPVYQGETTQTLQDYLMWQVELTPFTETDRAIATSIVDAVDDTGYLTASLDEILDSIGNDELTMDEVEAVLKRVQRFDPVGVCARDLRDCLLVQLSQFPPEALCLKEARLIVSEHLDLLANHDFRSLMRVTRLKEDVLKNAMQVIQSLDPRPGQSINTTEPEYVIPDVLVRKASNRWTVELNSDSVPRLKINQHYASLGGSTRNDSDSQFIRSNLQEAKWLIKSLESRNDTLLKVTRCIVDQQQAFFEQGEEFMRPMVLADIASAVDMHESTISRVTTQKYLHSPRGIFELKYFFSSHVNTDSGGEASSTAIRALVKKLISAENPAKPLSDSKLTTLLSNQGIMVARRTVAKYRESLSIPPSNQRKQLV
- the lptB gene encoding LPS export ABC transporter ATP-binding protein, giving the protein MATLIAENLAKAYKGRRVVEDVSLQVKSGEIVGLLGPNGAGKTTTFYMVVGIVPRDAGRIIIDDEDISILPLHARARRGIGYLPQEASIFRRLSVYDNLMAVLQIRDDLTTEQREDRANELMNEFHIEHLRNSMGQALSGGERRRVEIARALAANPKFILLDEPFAGVDPISVIDIKKIIEHLRDSGLGVLITDHNVRETLAVCERAYIVSQGHLIAHGTPAEILEDEQVKRVYLGEEFRL
- the kdsD gene encoding arabinose-5-phosphate isomerase KdsD, coding for MAPGNLEPGFDFQQAGKDVLNIERQGLEQLDQYINDDFTQACQRIFSCSGKVVVMGMGKSGHIGKKMAATFASTGTPAFFVHPAEASHGDLGMVSAGDIVIAISNSGESSEILALIPVLKRLHVSLICMTSKPESAMGRAADIHLCVKVPQEACPLGLAPTTSTTATLVMGDALAVALLKARGFTAEDFALSHPGGALGRKLLLTVNDIMHTGDEIPHVSREASLRDALLEITRKNMGMTVICNDLMKIEGIFTDGDLRRVFDMGIDFQTADIASVMTSGGIRVRPNLLAVDALNLMQSRNITVVMVADGDTLLGVVHMHDMLRAGVV
- the lptC gene encoding LPS export ABC transporter periplasmic protein LptC; its protein translation is MSKTRRWITLLLALVAIVLIGWNLAGPDDSAQPVANSDQNPTYTSQSSNTVVYNPQGGLNYKLVSDKVTYFSTEAVSWFENPVMTTYDENKIPTWSIRADKAKLTNDRMLYLYGHVEVNSLTQDAQLERIKTDNAIVNLVTQDVTSDDQVTLYGSSFNSTGMKMRGNLRKKTAELIEKVKTSYEIQNAKQP
- the lptA gene encoding lipopolysaccharide ABC transporter substrate-binding protein LptA, whose amino-acid sequence is MKSKMQNNLKFLALSLLLATSLPALALTGDSDKPVNVDSENQALDMQGNVATFTGNVIVTQGSIKITADKVVVTRPDGDSKKTIVDAYGNPATFYQMQDNGKPVKGHAQKMHYELAKDFVELTGNAYLEQLDSNVKGDRITYLVKDQKMQAYGSSGKRVTTILVPSQLQDKGTQSTGPKKSN
- the kdsC gene encoding 3-deoxy-manno-octulosonate-8-phosphatase KdsC, encoding MSTAAEWVETCYGEVSLDVMTRAREVRLLICDVDGVMSDGVIYQGNSGEELKAFNVRDGYGIRCLLTSDVEVAIITGRKAKLLEDRCATLGITHLYQGQSDKLLAFRELLDTLALRPEQVAYIGDDLIDWPVMAEVGLSVTVADAHPVLLPRANYVTRIAGGRGAVREICDLILIAQDKFDEAKGQSV
- the hpf gene encoding ribosome hibernation promoting factor, with protein sequence MQLNITGQNVEITEPLRDFVTTKFAKLEQYFDRINQVYIVLKVEKVTQVADATLHVNGGELHATSEGKDMYAAVDGLIDKLTRQLNKHKDKLKQH